A genomic segment from Polyangium mundeleinium encodes:
- a CDS encoding amidohydrolase family protein, whose product MLIDADRHVIEPMDMWKRYLEEPFRAHAPYYEDVGRSGRTPRLMLQGEPVHHKFSERAVRELSVVGSRRADELWAGRDPAAQIRSMDRAHVDMALFFPTTTLFLLGIDTIDPALAGAFTRAYNRWLHDFCAHDPARLRGVGVVNVHDPAAMVDDLACIAAWGWTAVVLRPNPAKGRLLSDPAYEPFWAACERLDVAVALHEGAHARVPTAGADRFESRFALHACSHPMEQMMAFLTLVEGGVLERHPGLRVAFLEAGCGWLPYWLWRLDEIEYRNLSGEVAENVRRKPSEYFRRQCFVAIEPDEPYLPELIQFLGEDNLIFGTDFPHLDHDSDITEKLVPLGQRLPAGVLQKILWDNPARLYGLEGG is encoded by the coding sequence ATGCTGATCGACGCAGATCGTCACGTCATCGAGCCGATGGACATGTGGAAGAGGTACCTGGAGGAGCCCTTCCGCGCGCACGCACCGTATTACGAGGACGTCGGCCGCAGCGGGCGGACGCCCAGGCTGATGCTGCAGGGGGAGCCCGTCCATCACAAGTTCTCCGAACGCGCCGTGCGCGAACTCTCCGTCGTCGGATCCCGGCGAGCTGACGAGTTATGGGCGGGGAGGGACCCCGCCGCGCAGATCCGGTCGATGGATCGAGCCCACGTCGACATGGCCCTCTTTTTCCCGACGACCACGCTTTTCCTGCTGGGAATCGACACGATCGATCCCGCCTTGGCCGGGGCCTTCACCCGCGCATACAACCGCTGGCTGCACGATTTCTGCGCGCACGATCCGGCGCGGCTCCGAGGCGTCGGGGTGGTGAACGTCCACGACCCGGCCGCCATGGTCGACGATCTCGCGTGCATCGCGGCGTGGGGGTGGACGGCGGTGGTGCTCCGGCCGAACCCGGCGAAGGGGCGGCTCTTGAGTGATCCCGCCTATGAGCCTTTCTGGGCTGCGTGTGAACGGCTCGACGTGGCGGTCGCTCTCCATGAAGGCGCGCACGCGCGGGTCCCGACCGCGGGGGCGGATCGATTCGAGTCGCGCTTCGCCCTGCACGCCTGCTCGCATCCCATGGAGCAAATGATGGCGTTTCTCACGCTGGTCGAGGGGGGCGTGCTGGAGCGACACCCCGGTCTGCGCGTCGCGTTCCTCGAAGCCGGCTGCGGGTGGCTGCCGTACTGGTTGTGGAGGCTCGACGAGATTGAATACCGCAACCTTTCGGGCGAGGTCGCGGAGAACGTCCGCAGGAAACCTTCCGAGTATTTTCGGCGGCAATGTTTCGTGGCCATCGAGCCCGACGAACCGTACCTTCCGGAGCTGATACAATTTCTTGGAGAGGACAACCTGATCTTCGGGACGGACTTTCCCCACCTCGATCACGACAGCGACATCACCGAGAAGCTCGTTCCCTTGGGGCAAAGGCTACCCGCGGGCGTGCTTCAGAAGATTCTGTGGGACAATCCGGCCCGTCTCTACGGGCTGGAGGGAGGTTAG
- a CDS encoding BMA_0021/BMA_0022 family TOMM bacteriocin: MKTRGDLWALVAVALALSSTSTSETQGKEVPEGDSVTNAEPIDHFSELWVYVITKAWNDETFKQELLANPAQALETHFNYKVPPEVHLEIVESQPGHPAPYKLTVTLPAKPALVREPRPAEGC, translated from the coding sequence ATGAAAACGAGAGGTGACCTTTGGGCGCTCGTGGCGGTGGCACTCGCGCTTTCGTCGACGTCCACGTCGGAGACGCAGGGGAAGGAAGTCCCTGAGGGGGACTCGGTCACGAATGCCGAGCCCATCGATCATTTCTCCGAGCTGTGGGTCTATGTGATCACCAAGGCGTGGAACGACGAGACGTTCAAGCAGGAGCTGCTCGCAAACCCTGCGCAGGCGCTCGAGACGCACTTCAACTACAAGGTTCCGCCTGAAGTGCATCTCGAGATTGTGGAGAGCCAACCCGGGCATCCTGCACCCTACAAGCTGACGGTGACGCTCCCGGCGAAACCCGCTCTCGTCCGGGAGCCACGACCGGCGGAGGGTTGCTAA
- a CDS encoding TOMM system kinase/cyclase fusion protein, producing MGGRTTAVSAALAGRYELLETLKEGAFATVYKARQRTTLQAVAVKVLRIPEDLRGPLHDKRIARFLREVHICAQMHHPNIVHLLDSGRADGGLVYSVFEFVPGKVLAKVLAEEGSLNPIEAQHFMLQVLDALACAHASGVVHRDLKPENLLVTTTGARRNVLVLDFGVGALLEEARGDGSRIPMSLESLGTPAYAAPEQLRGLPLTRRSDLYAWGLVFLECLTGRRAVEGATVAEVMAAQLAPEPIRIPAGIADHPLGRLLRRVTQKDPAARDVTAEKLLRELEGLDLSDLAPSVWTAGPATPVRGPPLDSDSPEGSVEGRARLIEGERRQITAVCLTLTVVSVKPGAVELEELDQILGAQQEACVRIARARGGHVAGALGGAVLFYFGYPTARDDDARRAAQAAFDAMEEIRRQSVALEAGRGVRAELRVGMHTGMVVARELREPASTGPGRIIGATPKLAYRLSLLAQSGAIVVSGETYRLLRGHFAFDEGGEQRLDNATAPVELYLLQQGPPEGERAAPLVGRTREIETLLERFRRVLDGAGQAVVLSGEAGIGKSRLVRELRECIRGETHTWIECRCTPHTMNSPFYPIIDTLMRLLSSGREAAAEDRAEGLEALLTKYGFDLVEAMPVFASLLSIPLPDRWPPLHVSPRWLRELTRNAVLLLLFEMAEREPLVFVVEDVHWADPSTLELLTQLTGELASARVFALFCARPELMARWSPAAVHHVKLERLDRSEVEQLAATVTAGRSLPPEVLDCIADRTDGVPLFVEELVRMMIESGALVEQAGCYHLAGRLSDLSIPSTLRDLLMARLDRLGKAKETAQVAAAIGREFSLDLLSAVDPIEPDELREHLDQLVASDLVHCKRRLKNPVYLFKHVLVRDAAYESMLKRSRREVHARIAAALEEKFPDVPEVQPELFAYHLAASDQKRRALGYAQKAVMGAMQRSANREAIELATEAIDWLPAIEDARERSTVELELNGLLMPALMATRGNAAPEPASVARRSQEILDLMGDHPLAFITSWAQFLYHHNLGNDNQPMPMAQQLLVAAERNQEPAQQAAAWIALGKCLFFAGRLEEARVSLERALMLYDPAEHHQYAVTLGTDPKVHAQSVLSLLFWLLGYPERALAQGMAALARAREIEHANSLGLALVYLAGLRQYRREPEHVRELATEIIEVGERMGLAPWRILGTALVAWVEHDVEAGSRCLSMLQASSGQTAMPYWSSLVAESEAAVGRFGDALARLRQGLALAAELREFYYVAELHRLSGTYLLAQGTGAMGEAEHHFRKAMDVACGQSARMPALRATMALSRILRTQGQIDEARRMLEGVYGWFTEGFETADLKAARVLLAELRRLSQSR from the coding sequence ATGGGCGGAAGGACAACGGCGGTCAGCGCGGCGCTCGCCGGGCGCTACGAGCTCCTCGAGACGCTGAAGGAGGGCGCGTTCGCCACCGTGTACAAGGCACGGCAACGGACCACCCTCCAGGCGGTCGCCGTGAAAGTGCTCCGGATCCCGGAGGACCTGAGGGGGCCCCTCCACGACAAGAGAATCGCCCGCTTCCTGCGCGAGGTGCACATCTGCGCGCAGATGCACCACCCGAACATCGTGCATCTGCTCGATTCGGGGCGAGCCGACGGTGGGCTCGTGTACTCGGTGTTCGAGTTCGTGCCCGGGAAGGTCCTCGCGAAGGTGCTCGCCGAAGAGGGCAGCCTGAACCCGATCGAGGCGCAGCACTTCATGCTGCAGGTCCTCGACGCCCTCGCCTGCGCGCATGCGAGCGGCGTGGTGCATCGGGATCTCAAGCCCGAAAACCTCCTCGTGACCACCACCGGCGCGCGGCGAAACGTGCTCGTGCTCGATTTCGGCGTCGGAGCGCTCCTGGAGGAGGCCCGCGGCGACGGGAGCCGGATCCCGATGAGCCTCGAGTCGCTCGGGACGCCCGCCTATGCGGCGCCCGAGCAGCTCCGCGGGTTGCCCCTGACCCGACGATCGGATCTTTATGCGTGGGGGCTCGTGTTCCTGGAATGCCTCACCGGCAGGCGGGCGGTCGAGGGCGCGACGGTGGCCGAGGTGATGGCCGCGCAGCTCGCGCCGGAGCCCATTCGTATCCCCGCGGGGATCGCGGACCACCCGCTCGGGCGTTTGCTCCGGCGCGTGACCCAGAAGGACCCGGCCGCGCGTGACGTGACGGCGGAGAAGCTGTTGCGCGAGCTCGAGGGCCTCGATCTCAGCGATCTCGCGCCGAGCGTCTGGACGGCGGGGCCGGCGACCCCGGTCCGGGGCCCGCCCCTCGACAGCGACAGTCCGGAGGGCAGCGTCGAGGGGCGCGCGCGGCTGATCGAAGGGGAGCGGCGGCAGATCACGGCTGTGTGCCTCACGCTCACGGTCGTGAGCGTGAAGCCCGGCGCCGTGGAGCTTGAAGAGCTCGACCAGATCCTCGGCGCCCAGCAGGAGGCGTGCGTCCGGATCGCGCGGGCGCGCGGCGGGCACGTCGCGGGGGCGCTCGGGGGGGCGGTGCTTTTTTATTTCGGTTACCCCACCGCGCGGGACGACGACGCCCGGCGAGCGGCGCAGGCGGCCTTCGACGCGATGGAGGAGATCCGCCGGCAAAGCGTGGCGCTCGAGGCTGGGCGCGGGGTGCGCGCCGAGCTCCGGGTCGGCATGCACACGGGCATGGTCGTCGCGCGCGAGCTGCGCGAGCCGGCGAGCACGGGCCCCGGGCGTATCATCGGGGCGACGCCGAAGCTCGCGTACCGCCTCAGCTTGCTGGCGCAGTCCGGGGCCATCGTGGTCAGCGGGGAGACCTACCGGCTGCTCCGCGGCCACTTCGCCTTCGATGAGGGCGGCGAGCAGCGGCTCGACAACGCCACGGCCCCCGTGGAGCTGTACCTGCTCCAGCAGGGGCCGCCGGAGGGCGAACGGGCGGCTCCGCTCGTCGGGCGCACGCGGGAGATCGAGACGTTGCTGGAGCGCTTTCGCCGGGTGCTCGACGGCGCGGGGCAGGCCGTCGTCCTGAGCGGCGAGGCAGGCATCGGAAAGTCCCGCCTGGTGCGCGAGTTGCGGGAGTGTATCCGCGGCGAGACGCATACGTGGATCGAGTGCCGGTGCACGCCGCACACGATGAACAGCCCCTTTTACCCGATCATCGACACCTTGATGCGGCTCCTCTCGTCGGGGCGAGAGGCGGCCGCCGAGGACCGCGCGGAGGGGCTGGAGGCGCTGCTCACGAAATATGGATTCGATCTCGTCGAGGCCATGCCCGTTTTCGCGTCGCTTCTTTCGATCCCGCTCCCCGATCGGTGGCCGCCGCTCCACGTCTCGCCGCGGTGGTTGCGGGAGCTGACGCGCAACGCCGTCCTTTTGTTGCTCTTCGAGATGGCCGAGCGGGAGCCGCTCGTGTTCGTGGTGGAGGACGTGCACTGGGCGGACCCGAGCACGCTCGAACTGCTGACCCAGCTCACGGGCGAGCTCGCGTCGGCCCGCGTGTTTGCCCTTTTTTGCGCGCGCCCCGAGCTCATGGCGCGCTGGTCGCCCGCCGCGGTGCACCACGTGAAGCTCGAGCGCCTCGATCGTTCCGAGGTGGAGCAACTGGCCGCGACGGTGACCGCGGGGCGTTCGTTGCCGCCGGAGGTGCTCGACTGCATCGCCGACCGCACCGACGGGGTGCCGCTCTTCGTGGAGGAGCTCGTGCGGATGATGATCGAGTCCGGCGCGCTCGTGGAGCAGGCGGGTTGTTATCACCTCGCCGGACGGCTCTCGGATCTCAGCATTCCGAGCACGCTGCGGGATCTGCTCATGGCGCGGCTCGACCGGCTCGGCAAGGCCAAGGAGACGGCCCAGGTGGCCGCGGCGATCGGCCGGGAATTTTCGCTTGATCTCCTCAGCGCGGTCGACCCGATCGAGCCCGACGAGCTGCGCGAGCACCTCGACCAGCTCGTGGCCTCGGATCTCGTCCACTGCAAGCGGCGGCTGAAAAACCCGGTGTACTTGTTCAAGCACGTGCTGGTGCGGGACGCGGCGTACGAGTCGATGCTGAAGCGATCACGAAGGGAGGTGCACGCGCGGATTGCCGCGGCGCTGGAGGAGAAGTTTCCCGACGTCCCCGAGGTGCAGCCCGAGCTTTTCGCCTATCACCTCGCGGCTTCGGATCAGAAACGGCGGGCCCTCGGATATGCGCAGAAGGCGGTGATGGGTGCGATGCAGCGGTCGGCCAACCGGGAGGCGATCGAGCTCGCCACGGAGGCGATCGACTGGCTCCCCGCCATCGAGGACGCACGGGAGCGCTCGACCGTCGAGCTCGAGCTGAATGGGCTCCTGATGCCTGCGCTGATGGCCACGCGCGGCAACGCGGCCCCGGAGCCAGCATCGGTCGCGCGGCGCTCCCAGGAGATCCTGGACCTGATGGGGGACCATCCGCTCGCGTTTATCACGTCATGGGCGCAGTTTCTTTATCATCATAATCTAGGAAACGACAATCAGCCCATGCCGATGGCGCAGCAGTTGCTCGTCGCCGCGGAGCGCAACCAAGAGCCAGCGCAGCAGGCAGCCGCATGGATCGCGCTGGGAAAGTGCCTCTTTTTTGCTGGCCGATTGGAGGAGGCTCGGGTCAGCCTGGAGCGCGCCCTGATGCTGTACGACCCCGCGGAGCACCACCAGTATGCCGTGACGCTCGGTACCGATCCCAAGGTCCATGCCCAATCGGTCCTCTCCCTGCTGTTCTGGCTGCTGGGTTATCCGGAGCGAGCACTCGCGCAGGGCATGGCCGCCCTCGCGCGGGCGCGTGAGATCGAGCATGCCAATAGCCTCGGCCTCGCGTTGGTGTACCTTGCCGGCCTTCGGCAGTATCGGCGCGAGCCGGAGCATGTCCGAGAGCTGGCAACCGAGATCATCGAGGTCGGCGAACGAATGGGCCTCGCGCCTTGGAGGATCCTCGGCACCGCCCTGGTCGCGTGGGTCGAACACGACGTGGAAGCGGGATCGCGCTGCCTCTCGATGCTCCAAGCCTCCAGTGGGCAGACGGCCATGCCCTATTGGAGCTCACTGGTCGCAGAGTCCGAGGCCGCTGTGGGCAGGTTCGGCGACGCGCTCGCGCGCCTCCGACAGGGCCTGGCGCTCGCAGCGGAGTTGCGCGAATTTTATTACGTGGCCGAGCTGCACCGGTTATCGGGCACGTACCTGCTCGCGCAGGGCACCGGGGCGATGGGTGAAGCGGAGCATCACTTTCGCAAGGCAATGGACGTCGCCTGTGGGCAGAGCGCGCGGATGCCGGCGCTGCGCGCCACGATGGCGCTCTCTCGCATCCTGCGGACCCAGGGCCAGATCGACGAGGCGCGGAGGATGTTGGAGGGGGTCTATGGTTGGTTCACGGAGGGCTTTGAGACCGCGGATCTGAAGGCGGCTCGCGTGCTCCTCGCGGAGCTTCGTCGTTTGTCGCAGAGCCGCTGA
- a CDS encoding MYXO-CTERM sorting domain-containing protein, translating to MFPVVSSLIGTAVLCASGAAFALVTQPNGTVVPVNGGAALSGYINGSANNDNINEGIDVVQAAAVEPQVFSPLCDFSGKYIAKGGGANFAVGWYNVDDTIPSNNPPKYVPVDLGANLNVAAPNSDIQILFPFSGALPPPDQLNLSAVSIRENPAYKGGYIGFVLIPNPNGTGSGNATQYHYTEHRFNVTCTLCSNPGPWYSDLIYKSNMLANTFYLGFEDLDFMDAAGAAGVNGNDLDYEDFLFRFTGVACPGAGQPCDVPGAQGACAKGISDCDAQGTLVCKSVLQPGSQGEACDAIDNDCDGLIDDDATCPPETVCNGGTCVASCESGEFPCLPSFVCKGSLCIEETCANVVCPAGEVCHSGECRAPCAGVVCPAGQVCSGDHCVDPCTGVTCGEGQVCVSGVCIPGCACRTCATGESCHVDSGQCVESACLGVTCEAGTHCKAGNCVDLCDGVTCPPGEACQAGQCAVDVPSATSSSSTGNFVGSGGAGGDGGAGGAGGVMAGGGASSAGGAAPGSGESGSCGCRVESAAPTASGTGLSALLAALLFARRRSGGRSKGRERGPRVSC from the coding sequence ATGTTCCCTGTCGTCTCCTCCTTGATTGGGACTGCGGTCCTCTGCGCGAGCGGGGCGGCGTTCGCGCTCGTCACGCAGCCGAATGGCACCGTCGTCCCCGTGAATGGAGGCGCTGCCCTCAGCGGTTACATCAACGGATCGGCCAACAACGACAACATCAACGAAGGGATCGACGTCGTGCAGGCCGCCGCCGTGGAGCCCCAGGTGTTCTCGCCGCTCTGCGACTTCAGCGGCAAGTACATCGCCAAGGGGGGCGGCGCCAATTTCGCCGTCGGCTGGTACAACGTCGACGACACCATCCCGAGCAACAATCCGCCGAAGTACGTGCCCGTGGACCTCGGCGCGAACCTCAACGTGGCGGCGCCAAACAGCGACATCCAGATCCTGTTCCCCTTCTCGGGCGCCCTGCCCCCTCCCGATCAGCTCAACCTGAGCGCCGTCTCGATCCGCGAGAACCCGGCCTACAAGGGGGGCTACATCGGCTTCGTGTTGATCCCCAACCCGAACGGCACCGGGAGCGGGAACGCGACGCAGTATCACTACACCGAGCACCGGTTCAACGTGACGTGCACGCTCTGCTCGAACCCGGGGCCCTGGTACTCGGATCTCATCTACAAGTCGAACATGCTCGCCAACACGTTCTACCTCGGCTTCGAGGATCTCGACTTCATGGACGCGGCGGGCGCGGCGGGCGTCAACGGCAACGATCTCGACTACGAGGACTTCCTGTTTCGCTTCACCGGCGTCGCCTGTCCCGGCGCCGGTCAGCCCTGCGACGTGCCCGGCGCGCAAGGGGCGTGCGCGAAGGGCATCTCCGACTGCGACGCGCAGGGGACGCTCGTCTGCAAGTCCGTCCTCCAGCCCGGCAGCCAGGGCGAGGCGTGCGACGCCATCGACAACGACTGCGACGGCCTGATCGACGATGACGCGACGTGCCCGCCGGAGACGGTGTGCAATGGCGGCACCTGCGTCGCGTCCTGCGAGTCGGGCGAGTTTCCGTGCCTGCCGTCGTTCGTGTGCAAGGGGAGCCTGTGCATCGAGGAGACCTGCGCGAACGTGGTGTGTCCGGCGGGCGAGGTGTGTCACAGCGGCGAGTGCCGCGCGCCGTGCGCCGGTGTCGTGTGCCCCGCGGGCCAGGTCTGCAGCGGGGATCACTGCGTGGACCCGTGCACGGGCGTGACCTGCGGGGAGGGCCAGGTGTGCGTGAGCGGCGTCTGCATCCCCGGGTGCGCCTGCCGGACGTGCGCCACGGGCGAGAGTTGCCACGTGGACAGCGGTCAGTGCGTGGAGAGCGCGTGCCTCGGCGTGACGTGCGAGGCCGGGACCCATTGCAAGGCCGGGAACTGCGTCGACCTCTGCGATGGCGTGACGTGCCCGCCGGGCGAGGCGTGCCAGGCCGGTCAATGCGCCGTGGATGTGCCCTCGGCGACGAGCTCGTCGTCCACCGGTAACTTCGTCGGGTCCGGCGGCGCGGGTGGCGACGGCGGCGCGGGTGGCGCAGGCGGCGTCATGGCGGGTGGTGGCGCGTCGTCCGCAGGCGGCGCGGCGCCCGGGAGCGGCGAGTCCGGGAGCTGCGGCTGCCGTGTCGAGTCGGCGGCCCCCACCGCCAGCGGTACGGGCCTCAGCGCGTTGCTCGCGGCGCTGCTGTTCGCTCGTCGTCGATCGGGCGGGCGCTCGAAGGGCCGCGAACGCGGCCCGCGCGTGAGCTGCTGA
- a CDS encoding CHAT domain-containing protein: MKQVPEFVVDIEPGPGTGLRLCVSATGLAPIEDELERPPPSFPPAELDELRSGSASEGVAEDLAGLVSSWLLQNDLRGHLATAFNAALEPFRIVFRLHAKLLSGLADVPFELLKFDTDPLVLQRQVRAIVHIMKRSRAAQPMRASCAPTILLIRANPVDLGGQVPPILPLRDRIREIAAAGRGLDNVEVTVLSSEAGAGGAVTYDAFRRELRRKCYSILVYLGHGDLQEVGLKGLPPIGVLQFEVEGSTFANPIRADQLRSELQNHPVPVVVLAGCLTAASDAVLRRLPQWMRGNQSVAAALAYGDSGVQCAIGMRTRLETADAICFLKAFFQSLLAEAPGDVERAVRAGREDLFAQKAYPPSWSAPVIYRTSNEEPLFDWRSTRVSGLCDPLDDYEQKLRQEGWKALVRIPDCAPPRSREFPNALLARVESAFIDRWKERGAAVLWPARIDMQPDGTARAHIHHEGALEVRSLEGQLTFPSTLTVRTVEPSPTLKAAGFRAYFATDQPGTLRFLLRCPRGAKIAPGPLFEVVLGIPTAASAVYSLVVDNLESDPRAPLRGWSNAVVVPLLGGEGGMTNAGL; the protein is encoded by the coding sequence ATGAAACAGGTCCCCGAGTTCGTGGTGGACATCGAGCCCGGCCCGGGTACGGGCCTGCGGCTCTGCGTGAGCGCCACCGGCCTCGCGCCCATCGAGGACGAGCTCGAGCGGCCCCCTCCCAGTTTCCCCCCGGCCGAGCTCGACGAGCTGCGGAGCGGCAGCGCCTCGGAAGGGGTCGCCGAGGATCTCGCCGGGCTGGTCAGTAGCTGGCTGCTCCAGAATGACCTGCGAGGCCACCTCGCCACGGCGTTCAACGCCGCCCTCGAGCCGTTCCGCATCGTCTTCCGGTTGCACGCCAAATTGCTCAGCGGGCTCGCCGATGTCCCCTTCGAGCTGCTCAAGTTCGACACGGACCCGCTGGTGCTCCAGCGCCAGGTGCGCGCCATCGTGCACATCATGAAGAGGTCCCGCGCCGCGCAGCCAATGCGCGCGAGTTGTGCGCCCACGATCCTGCTGATCCGCGCGAACCCCGTCGATCTCGGAGGACAGGTGCCGCCCATTTTGCCCCTCCGGGATCGCATCCGCGAGATTGCTGCGGCAGGGCGGGGGCTCGACAATGTGGAGGTCACCGTCCTCAGCAGCGAGGCCGGGGCAGGCGGAGCCGTCACCTACGACGCCTTCCGCCGCGAGCTGCGCAGGAAGTGTTACAGCATCCTCGTCTACCTCGGGCACGGCGATCTGCAAGAGGTGGGGCTCAAAGGCCTCCCCCCGATAGGCGTGCTCCAGTTCGAGGTCGAGGGCAGCACCTTTGCCAACCCGATCCGCGCCGATCAGCTCCGCAGCGAGCTGCAGAACCACCCGGTGCCTGTCGTGGTGCTCGCGGGCTGCCTCACCGCGGCGAGCGACGCGGTCCTGCGTCGACTCCCGCAATGGATGCGCGGCAACCAGAGCGTCGCCGCGGCGCTGGCCTATGGCGACTCCGGCGTGCAATGCGCCATCGGAATGCGGACGAGGCTGGAGACGGCGGACGCGATCTGTTTCCTCAAGGCCTTCTTCCAGAGCCTGCTCGCGGAGGCGCCGGGCGACGTGGAGCGGGCGGTGCGGGCCGGGCGAGAGGATCTGTTCGCGCAGAAGGCTTACCCGCCGAGCTGGTCGGCCCCCGTCATCTACCGGACGTCGAACGAGGAGCCGCTCTTCGACTGGCGGAGCACCCGCGTCTCCGGGCTGTGTGACCCTCTCGATGATTACGAGCAGAAGCTGCGGCAGGAGGGCTGGAAGGCGTTGGTCCGCATCCCGGACTGCGCGCCGCCGAGGAGCCGGGAGTTCCCGAACGCCCTGCTCGCCCGTGTCGAGTCTGCGTTCATCGACCGCTGGAAGGAGCGGGGCGCCGCCGTCCTCTGGCCCGCGCGGATCGACATGCAACCCGACGGGACCGCGCGCGCCCACATCCATCACGAGGGCGCGCTGGAGGTGCGAAGCCTGGAAGGCCAGTTGACCTTCCCGAGCACGCTCACGGTGCGAACGGTCGAGCCCTCTCCGACGCTCAAGGCCGCCGGGTTCCGCGCGTACTTCGCGACGGACCAGCCGGGCACGTTGCGGTTCCTCCTCCGGTGCCCGCGCGGGGCGAAGATCGCGCCTGGGCCCCTGTTCGAGGTCGTCCTCGGCATCCCCACGGCCGCGTCCGCCGTGTACAGCCTGGTCGTCGACAACCTGGAGAGCGATCCGAGAGCGCCCCTGCGGGGCTGGAGCAACGCGGTGGTGGTGCCGCTGCTGGGCGGAGAAGGCGGAATGACCAATGCCGGCCTCTGA
- a CDS encoding matrixin family metalloprotease: protein MGIIDPVLERKVEELKQRLPTVDIDGQTFYVAEGDLLFEEARLPEYLPNAANVQSPNQPAGGQGLLGVAVNGRSVRWPSGLLLSYRVLASTFNGDEAYALVRDNMAAAARDWEKTCGVEFQHAAALDTTDRRDVDVVFTVRAFDSGGRFIAAAFFPNTPAERRTLLVDPSYFSANLGFDRVGILRHELGHVLGFRHEHIRSGAPPVCPQESLANTIDLTKYDPQSVMHYYCGRVGSREMAITPLDKEGAQRVYGPPVARPRRAA from the coding sequence ATGGGAATCATCGATCCAGTTCTGGAGCGCAAGGTCGAGGAATTGAAGCAACGTCTCCCCACCGTCGACATCGACGGCCAGACGTTTTATGTCGCCGAGGGCGATCTCCTGTTCGAGGAGGCGCGCCTCCCGGAGTATCTGCCGAACGCGGCCAACGTGCAGTCGCCGAACCAGCCTGCCGGCGGCCAGGGGCTCCTCGGGGTCGCGGTGAATGGCCGGAGTGTGCGCTGGCCGTCGGGCCTCCTGCTCTCCTACCGCGTGCTCGCGTCGACGTTCAACGGCGACGAGGCGTACGCGTTGGTACGCGACAACATGGCGGCGGCGGCGCGCGACTGGGAGAAGACCTGCGGCGTGGAGTTCCAGCACGCCGCCGCGCTCGACACCACGGACCGGCGCGACGTGGATGTCGTGTTCACGGTGCGCGCGTTCGATTCGGGCGGCCGCTTCATCGCCGCCGCGTTTTTCCCCAACACGCCCGCCGAGCGGCGAACGCTCCTCGTCGACCCGTCTTACTTCTCCGCCAATCTCGGGTTTGACCGCGTCGGCATCCTCAGGCACGAGCTCGGCCACGTCCTCGGCTTCCGCCACGAGCACATCCGGAGCGGCGCGCCGCCGGTCTGCCCGCAGGAGAGCCTCGCCAACACCATCGACCTCACGAAGTACGACCCTCAATCGGTCATGCATTACTACTGCGGTCGCGTGGGGAGCCGTGAGATGGCGATCACGCCGCTCGACAAGGAAGGGGCGCAGCGCGTGTATGGCCCGCCTGTCGCGCGACCCCGCCGCGCCGCCTGA